One stretch of Chryseobacterium sp. LJ668 DNA includes these proteins:
- a CDS encoding CocE/NonD family hydrolase, with translation MKVYRDNDSLQYNNNYLRFQVLSTDYDGALKTLNKIRNSYKDSYPDYAKIAGIQFELFILAKKESKSNEDIRLAYKKILEKKYNELSVQSRNLIRDSFNFKEGYNKNEINKILKDSITSDSISLNNAILLCRNYNYHTIIKETFSTAIPLLKKLERDEFVIQDSLIIRTKKGNEISLCFLKYKKEEAKIPAILNFGIYKAEKFNSTEKLNSIRGYAIINAFSRGVYLSKDEIAPFEYETEDINEVINWIIKQPWSNGKVGMIGGSYNGFSQWAATKNLHPALKTIIPAVSVGFGIDFPMENNVFNTYMIRWAEYVINSRYIDYDDSNSEKWKTLVNKLYAKGDPFKKLDNLNGNTNPIFQKWLQHPTFDIFWQSKIPYKKDFAKIDIPVLTFTGYFDDDQRGAFYYYNEHHKYNKKANHYLVIGPYDHFGAQGNIKNDLRGYILDSAAKIDIDALSYQWFDYILKGKEKPDFLKNKVNYLVIGSNQWKSAASIDKISNKKMKLFLSKKKLQTSKPDSDFTFQRIDFSKRDDTLQNFDRYKIVDNVIDPRILKDKLVFESEKFDKSFEINGSFIGNIIASINKKDIDITIKLYESMSNGKYFLLSSYLGRASYAKDKEKRQLLTPGKREKIPIQNTYFVSKKINVGSKLVIVLGVNKTPYDQINYGTGKDVSEETIADAKEPLEIKWYNDSYIEIPISEK, from the coding sequence ATGAAAGTATATAGAGACAATGATTCTCTCCAATACAATAATAACTACCTTAGATTCCAAGTACTTAGCACAGATTATGATGGAGCTTTAAAAACATTAAATAAGATACGAAATTCTTATAAAGATTCATATCCGGATTATGCAAAAATAGCAGGTATTCAGTTTGAACTTTTTATTTTAGCTAAAAAAGAATCCAAGTCGAATGAGGATATTCGGTTAGCTTATAAAAAGATTCTAGAAAAAAAATATAATGAACTATCTGTACAATCCAGAAATTTAATTCGCGATTCATTTAATTTTAAAGAGGGTTATAATAAAAATGAAATAAATAAAATTCTAAAAGACAGTATTACATCTGATAGTATTTCTTTAAATAATGCCATTTTATTATGTAGAAATTATAACTATCATACTATTATTAAAGAAACTTTTTCTACAGCTATTCCTTTATTAAAAAAATTAGAGAGAGACGAATTTGTAATTCAAGACAGTCTTATTATCAGAACCAAAAAAGGAAATGAAATTTCATTGTGTTTCCTAAAATATAAAAAAGAAGAAGCTAAAATTCCAGCAATATTAAATTTCGGTATTTATAAAGCAGAAAAGTTTAATTCTACTGAAAAACTCAACTCAATAAGGGGATATGCAATCATTAATGCATTTAGTAGAGGTGTTTATTTAAGTAAAGATGAAATTGCACCTTTTGAATATGAAACAGAAGATATAAACGAAGTTATAAATTGGATTATAAAACAACCCTGGAGCAATGGAAAAGTCGGAATGATAGGTGGAAGTTATAACGGTTTTAGCCAATGGGCAGCTACAAAAAATTTACATCCTGCTTTAAAAACAATTATCCCAGCAGTATCTGTGGGATTTGGAATAGATTTTCCAATGGAAAATAATGTTTTTAACACTTATATGATAAGATGGGCAGAATATGTGATAAATAGTAGATATATCGATTATGATGATTCTAATTCAGAAAAATGGAAAACTCTTGTTAATAAGTTATATGCAAAAGGCGACCCATTTAAAAAATTAGATAATTTAAATGGAAATACCAATCCTATTTTTCAAAAATGGTTGCAACACCCCACTTTCGATATATTTTGGCAATCCAAAATACCATACAAAAAAGATTTTGCAAAAATTGACATTCCGGTTTTAACATTCACAGGATATTTTGATGACGACCAACGAGGTGCTTTTTACTACTATAATGAGCACCATAAATATAACAAAAAAGCCAATCATTATTTAGTTATTGGTCCTTATGATCATTTTGGCGCTCAAGGCAATATAAAAAATGATCTAAGAGGATATATATTAGATTCTGCTGCTAAAATAGATATAGATGCATTATCTTATCAGTGGTTTGATTATATATTGAAAGGAAAAGAAAAACCAGATTTTTTAAAAAATAAAGTAAATTATCTTGTCATTGGTTCTAATCAATGGAAAAGCGCAGCCAGCATTGATAAAATCAGCAATAAAAAGATGAAATTATTTTTGAGTAAGAAGAAATTGCAAACATCTAAACCTGATTCAGATTTTACTTTTCAGAGAATTGACTTTTCAAAAAGAGATGATACTCTACAAAATTTTGATAGATACAAAATAGTGGATAATGTAATTGATCCTCGAATATTAAAAGATAAATTGGTCTTTGAAAGTGAAAAGTTTGATAAGTCCTTTGAAATAAATGGAAGTTTTATTGGAAATATTATAGCATCAATAAATAAAAAAGATATAGACATTACAATAAAACTTTATGAATCAATGTCTAATGGAAAATATTTTTTACTATCAAGTTATTTAGGGCGAGCAAGCTATGCAAAAGACAAAGAAAAAAGGCAGCTTCTTACTCCTGGCAAAAGAGAAAAGATCCCAATTCAGAACACCTATTTTGTGAGCAAAAAAATAAATGTGGGAAGTAAATTAGTAATAGTTTTAGGAGTAAATAAAACTCCTTATGATCAAATAAACTACGGCACCGGAAAAGACGTAAGTGAAGAAACCATCGCAGATGCAAAAGAACCTTTGGAGATAAAGTGGTACAACGACAGTTACATTGAAATTCCTATCTCAGAAAAATAA
- a CDS encoding helix-turn-helix domain-containing protein — MFRFYSILFLLFCLNLFFSQSIKHFRVPDSLKNKNSEQLQKAYDKVFRIDNTKAELYANSILIKGKKEKNNDLIYDGYYKIAHTKGLENENGQIYADTLLNLTKNVNTKDYPAKAHIIKGILFNYDWRYSEALDHYIIAQKLSKDKNPDQLYYIKKLLGILKTATDENKEALPLFLEYYSYQKQKINTPDKDIKSYIGSIFSVANSYSKNKQYKNALHFIDIGIKECNKFKDYTHYPYFVSATGIANYYLKNYQKAAEGHLDAEKSFIKNNDYGNLAITYYFLGKINYDTHKQETAVKYFVKADSVLVLSKDFYPITRDGYEVLIDYYKKTGDKERQLKYIDKLFYADSIINNSKQYLSKEIYKKYDTPILLEKKEELIAELDNKNLLLFWCLSVGFIIIITLSYIYLVNKKKIKEYQRQAELLIEKSKERELGLPSQDDNIIKENIHQEKARIVIPDKRLQDIKIKLDEFEKNKSFLRKSITVDSLAKELGTNRDYLSKSVNELKGKNFSQYLNELRINHIVIELNNNERIRKYTISAIAEDVGFNNSESFSNAFKKITGTLPSYYIKLLQEKNRI, encoded by the coding sequence ATGTTCAGGTTTTACTCCATATTATTTTTACTTTTTTGTCTTAATTTATTTTTTTCTCAAAGTATAAAGCATTTCCGTGTTCCAGATTCTCTAAAAAATAAAAATAGTGAGCAATTACAGAAAGCTTATGACAAAGTTTTTAGAATTGACAATACTAAAGCAGAATTATATGCAAATTCAATTTTAATTAAAGGAAAAAAAGAGAAAAATAATGATCTTATATATGATGGCTATTACAAGATTGCTCATACAAAAGGTTTAGAGAACGAAAACGGACAAATCTATGCAGATACATTATTAAATCTTACTAAAAATGTAAACACAAAAGACTATCCTGCAAAAGCACATATTATAAAAGGCATTCTATTTAATTACGATTGGAGATATAGTGAAGCGCTGGATCATTATATCATTGCACAAAAATTATCAAAAGATAAAAATCCCGATCAATTATATTATATAAAGAAGCTTCTAGGGATTTTAAAAACTGCAACTGATGAAAATAAAGAGGCACTTCCTCTTTTTTTAGAATATTACAGTTACCAGAAACAGAAAATCAATACACCAGATAAAGATATTAAAAGCTATATAGGTTCTATATTTTCTGTAGCAAATTCATACAGTAAAAACAAACAATATAAAAATGCTCTACATTTTATTGATATTGGAATTAAAGAATGCAATAAGTTTAAAGATTATACACACTATCCTTACTTTGTCTCTGCTACTGGGATTGCTAATTATTATTTGAAGAATTATCAAAAAGCTGCTGAAGGTCACTTAGATGCAGAAAAAAGTTTCATCAAAAACAATGATTATGGCAATCTGGCAATTACCTACTATTTTTTAGGCAAAATCAATTATGATACTCATAAGCAAGAAACCGCTGTGAAATATTTTGTCAAAGCAGATTCAGTCTTAGTTCTTTCAAAGGACTTTTATCCAATCACACGTGATGGATACGAAGTACTTATAGATTATTATAAAAAAACTGGAGATAAGGAAAGACAACTGAAATATATTGATAAATTATTTTACGCAGACAGCATCATTAATAACAGTAAACAATATCTCTCCAAAGAAATTTACAAAAAATACGATACTCCCATATTGCTGGAAAAGAAAGAAGAATTAATAGCTGAGTTGGACAATAAGAATTTATTATTATTTTGGTGTTTATCCGTTGGTTTTATAATCATCATTACTCTTAGTTACATCTATTTGGTAAATAAAAAGAAGATAAAAGAGTATCAAAGACAGGCAGAACTTTTAATAGAAAAATCGAAAGAACGTGAATTAGGTTTACCTTCTCAAGATGATAACATTATAAAAGAAAACATTCATCAAGAAAAAGCTAGAATTGTAATACCCGATAAAAGGTTGCAGGATATAAAAATAAAGCTTGATGAATTTGAAAAAAACAAGTCCTTTTTGCGTAAAAGCATTACTGTAGACAGTTTAGCAAAAGAATTAGGAACAAACCGGGATTATCTTTCAAAATCGGTTAATGAACTTAAAGGGAAGAATTTCTCACAATATTTAAACGAATTACGTATTAACCATATTGTAATAGAATTAAATAATAATGAGAGAATTAGAAAGTATACAATTTCTGCCATTGCCGAAGATGTAGGTTTTAATAATTCTGAATCCTTTTCTAATGCTTTTAAAAAAATTACAGGAACACTTCCATCCTATTACATTAAATTATTACAAGAAAAGAACAGAATATAA
- a CDS encoding GLPGLI family protein: MKNNIILFLLSLSFSYLAKAQSFVVQYIYSKHIMKDSTRIVSQSTFLNFEKDHSTFFSEAPYLADSIIAADEKLGRKINFKALPGDLLGCYIQKELSSKKVIYYSDEFDEHEYKYSEEPKLIWKVSKVNKEILGYKVFLAYTKYAGRKYEAYFTPEIPVQDGPYKFFGLPGLILEIYDEKKDHHFLATGISKKKKISINDRISKKKYIETSKPKFIEMRKTHIETPLKRMFELMDNTQTYEKKDASGNIIDLRKTLNETQKKMIEEYKNENKIEF, from the coding sequence ATGAAGAACAATATTATACTTTTTCTATTAAGCCTTTCTTTCTCATATCTTGCAAAAGCACAATCATTTGTTGTACAGTATATCTATTCCAAGCATATCATGAAAGACAGTACAAGAATTGTTTCACAGAGTACTTTTTTGAATTTTGAAAAAGATCATTCTACATTTTTTAGTGAAGCACCATATTTAGCTGATTCAATTATAGCAGCAGACGAAAAGTTAGGTAGAAAAATTAATTTTAAAGCTTTGCCCGGCGATTTGCTTGGTTGTTATATTCAAAAAGAACTTTCATCTAAAAAAGTAATTTATTACTCCGATGAGTTTGATGAACACGAGTATAAATACAGCGAGGAACCTAAGCTTATATGGAAAGTAAGCAAAGTAAATAAAGAAATATTGGGATACAAGGTGTTTCTTGCTTACACAAAATATGCAGGAAGAAAATATGAGGCATATTTTACTCCGGAAATCCCTGTTCAGGACGGGCCATATAAATTTTTTGGACTGCCCGGTTTAATTCTCGAGATCTATGATGAAAAAAAAGATCACCATTTTTTGGCGACAGGTATCTCAAAGAAAAAGAAAATTTCTATAAATGATCGGATCTCAAAGAAAAAGTATATTGAAACTTCAAAACCAAAATTCATCGAAATGAGAAAAACCCATATTGAGACACCTCTAAAACGGATGTTTGAGTTGATGGATAATACTCAAACTTATGAAAAAAAAGATGCAAGCGGAAACATCATTGATCTGAGGAAAACATTAAATGAAACACAGAAAAAAATGATTGAAGAATACAAAAATGAAAACAAAATTGAATTTTAA